Proteins co-encoded in one Thamnophis elegans isolate rThaEle1 chromosome 1, rThaEle1.pri, whole genome shotgun sequence genomic window:
- the BMP4 gene encoding bone morphogenetic protein 4 — MTPGSRMLMVILLCQVILGGSNRASLIPAETGKKKVAAGLHQQQQQQQRGGGDGDAASGTAHRLFPNHELLRGFEATLLQMFGLRRRPQPSKTAIVPSYMMDLYRLQSGDEEENLQDLNLQYPEKSTSRANTVRSFHHEEHLEHVANPWNQPTRFHFFFNLSSVPPTEPVSSAELRLFRQKINEEEALATTEAWEKGFYRINIYEVMKPLQGGDLVTRLLDTRLVHHNVSRWESFDVSPAVIRWTAGGQPNHGLAVEVVHLYPTQTHQGKHVRISRSLPQGDHLEDAEWAHLRPLLVTFSHDGRGQSLLTRRTKRSPKHPHQRPRKSKKNCRRHALYVDFSDVGWNDWIVAPPGYQAFYCHGDCPFPLADHLNSTNHAIVQTLVNSVNSSIPKACCVPTELSAISMLYLDEYDKVVLKNYQEMVVEGCGCR, encoded by the exons ATGACGCCTGGTAGCCGAATGCTGATGGTCATTCTATTGTGCCAAGTGATCCTAGGAGGTTCCAACCGGGCCAGTTTGATACCTGCTGAGACTGGGAAGAAGAAGGTGGCTGCGGGTTTGcatcaacagcagcagcagcagcagcgaggaggaggagacggagaCGCAGCCTCAGGAACTGCACACCGTCTGTTCCCAAACCATGAACTCTTGCGTGGGTTCGAGGCCACCCTCCTCCAGATGTTTGGGCTGCGCCGGCGGCCACAGCCCAGCAAAACAGCCATCGTCCCCTCTTACATGATGGATCTCTATCGCCTCCAGTCTGGGGACGAGGAGGAAAATCTCCAAGATCTCAACCTCCAATATCCCGAGAAATCGACCAGCCGTGCCAACACTGTGAGAAGCTTTCACCATGAAG AACACCTGGAACACGTGGCCAACCCATGGAATCAACCCACTCGCTTCCACTTCTTTTTCAACCTCAGCAGTGTGCCTCCCACTGAGCCCGTCTCTTCTGCAGAGCTGAGACTCTTTCGGCAGAAAATCAATGAAGAGGAAGCCTTGGCGACCACTGAGGCTTGGGAGAAAGGCTTCTACCGGATCAACATTTATGAGGTGATGAAGCCCCTGCAAGGGGGGGACTTGGTCACCAGACTGCTGGACACACGCCTGGTGCATCACAATGTGAGCCGCTGGGAAAGCTTTGATGTGAGCCCCGCAGTCATCCGATGGACCGCAGGTGGCCAGCCCAACCACGGGCTGGCAGTGGAGGTCGTCCACCTCTACCCCACGCAGACTCACCAGGGCAAACATGTCCGGATTAGCCGCTCTTTACCTCAAGGAGACCATCTGGAGGATGCTGAATGGGCTCACCTCCGGCCTCTCCTGGTCACCTTCAGCCACGATGGCAGGGGCCAGTCACTGCTCACCCGGAGGACCAAACGCAGCCCTAAGCATCCTCACCAGCGGCCACGCAAGAGCAAGAAGAATTGTCGCCGCCATGCCCTGTACGTGGATTTCAGTGACGTGGGCTGGAATGACTGGATTGTGGCCCCCCCAGGCTACCAAGCGTTCTATTGCCACGGGGATTGCCCCTTCCCTTTGGCTGACCACCTCAACTCTACTAACCATGCCATTGTGCAGACTCTGGTGAATTCCGTCAACTCCAGCATTCCCAAAGCCTGCTGTGTCCCCACAGAGCTGAGCGCCATCTCCATGCTCTATTTGGATGAGTACGATAAAGTTGTTCTCAAGAACTACCAGGAAATGGTGGTAGAGGGATGCGGCTGTCGTTAa